CTTTTGTACCTATAAGCCAGCGTCAGAAGTCCTGGCCTGACGTCTTCCCTGTGCCAACTTTTTCTTATGAAGTGGAGCATGTGCTTGAAGAGGGAAACGATGCCTTTGCAACTTCTGGAAAGAGACTGAAATTAACCAGATCCCAAAAGCACAATATCTTGGAGAACATGGCTACAGTGATGTACAACTTTAAACCTTACCCAAGTGACAATGATGTGGGTATGGCAGCTGAAGCTCTTGTTACAGCTCATCCTTGTCTTAAAGAGCCTGGAAGTGTGAGTGGATGGTATGGATGGAAAATGAGCCTGAAATTTAAGATGGGGGATTATCGTGGCAAGCTGTCAAGATCTGGATGTTTGGAGGTGTCCGTCAACGCAGGTAAAAGGAGCAAAAATAACCCTGACAAAGATCACCCACACTCCAACATAAAAAGAGCCAGACGAGCTGAAGTGAACTTCCTTCCAAACTTTCCCAAGGGAGAAAGTCAGGCCAGTTTGGAAGAAATGAGACTGCAGATTATAGACGAAGTTCAGAAGAATCCGCAAAACCTACGCTTGATAGAAATGCTAATGCAGAAGACCTTTTCCCTTCGTCGCCAGGAGATAGTTCAAGAAAACCCACAGGTGAAGGAGTTCTTGGGGAAATGGCCTGCTCTTCGGATTGAAT
Above is a genomic segment from Garra rufa chromosome 2, GarRuf1.0, whole genome shotgun sequence containing:
- the LOC141325672 gene encoding uncharacterized protein, with protein sequence MTAAPKFLLRVYVTTDVAIKVTLTERPESVKELINILREKAKPRLDFEFTLHYEDPDFGGQLSCLVDIQELPEKATLKIIRSESDISSSASSDTDILPFVPISQRQKSWPDVFPVPTFSYEVEHVLEEGNDAFATSGKRLKLTRSQKHNILENMATVMYNFKPYPSDNDVGMAAEALVTAHPCLKEPGSVSGWYGWKMSLKFKMGDYRGKLSRSGCLEVSVNAGKRSKNNPDKDHPHSNIKRARRAEVNFLPNFPKGESQASLEEMRLQIIDEVQKNPQNLRLIEMLMQKTFSLRRQEIVQENPQVKEFLGKWPALRIESQVKQTRFSFLPLFTHL